From one Marinobacter sp. LV10MA510-1 genomic stretch:
- the chrA gene encoding chromate efflux transporter produces MKTDLPRYSRARIREVFSAFLLLGLTSFGGPIAHLGYFRTEFVERRRWLSEQAYADLVALCQFLPGPASSQVGFALGLMRAGPWGAAAAWAAFTLPSAFVLVLFALGAGVLDGPVSQGIIHGLKVTAVAIVAHAVWGMARNLCPDRQRAGIALAAVFTVVLFDGSLGQVTAIVIGALAGMVLCRTQADNDAPELLLPVSARTGFLAGLVFVVLLVGLPLLAWVSPSATVAVMDAFYRAGALVFGGGHVVLPLLEAEVVQSGWVGANEFLAGYGAAQAVPGPLFTFASYLGAVMTPLGGSLFGAALALFMIFLPGMLLLVAVLPHWNRFRRWSRARALMSGANAAVVGILGAALYQPVWTSAILGPYEFALALTGFLLLSVWKLPAWAVVIVLASGGILITI; encoded by the coding sequence ATGAAAACAGACCTGCCCCGATATAGTAGAGCGCGCATTAGAGAGGTTTTTAGCGCCTTTCTACTATTGGGCCTGACTTCCTTTGGTGGTCCCATTGCCCATCTTGGCTACTTTCGTACTGAGTTTGTGGAACGCCGTCGCTGGCTTTCCGAACAGGCTTACGCCGACCTTGTCGCCCTGTGTCAGTTTTTACCAGGCCCAGCCAGCAGCCAGGTAGGTTTTGCTTTGGGCCTGATGCGTGCGGGCCCTTGGGGTGCAGCCGCGGCTTGGGCGGCCTTCACTCTGCCTTCGGCCTTTGTGTTGGTGCTGTTTGCTTTGGGCGCCGGGGTGCTTGATGGGCCCGTTAGCCAGGGCATCATTCACGGCTTGAAAGTCACAGCGGTGGCCATAGTCGCTCATGCGGTATGGGGAATGGCGCGCAATTTATGCCCTGACCGCCAGCGCGCCGGCATCGCTCTGGCAGCGGTGTTCACCGTGGTGTTGTTCGACGGCTCGCTGGGCCAAGTCACGGCCATAGTGATTGGCGCCTTAGCTGGCATGGTGCTGTGCCGGACTCAGGCCGACAACGATGCACCCGAGTTGCTGCTACCCGTTTCTGCCCGTACCGGCTTCCTGGCGGGGCTCGTCTTCGTTGTTTTGCTGGTGGGCCTGCCGCTACTGGCTTGGGTTAGCCCTTCCGCCACGGTGGCGGTGATGGATGCCTTTTATCGCGCTGGCGCCTTGGTGTTTGGCGGTGGTCACGTAGTGCTGCCGTTGCTGGAAGCCGAGGTGGTGCAATCTGGCTGGGTCGGGGCAAACGAGTTTCTGGCTGGTTATGGTGCCGCTCAGGCCGTGCCCGGACCGTTGTTCACGTTTGCCTCCTATCTGGGGGCAGTGATGACGCCGCTCGGCGGTAGCCTTTTCGGAGCTGCCCTGGCGCTGTTTATGATCTTTTTGCCCGGAATGCTGCTGTTGGTGGCGGTGCTGCCGCACTGGAATCGATTTCGCCGTTGGAGTCGCGCGCGGGCATTGATGAGTGGTGCCAACGCAGCCGTGGTGGGCATTTTGGGCGCAGCGCTTTATCAGCCGGTGTGGACCAGCGCCATTCTGGGCCCCTACGAATTTGCGTTGGCACTGACCGGCTTTCTTCTTTTAAGCGTATGGAAATTACCGGCTTGGGCGGTGGTGATTGTCTTGGCAAGCGGTGGCATTCTCATCACCATTTGA
- a CDS encoding PAS domain-containing protein, protein MVFFGKKKQELKAALDKLEAAEKRIIELEADFQAVEESSAVLVLTPDGLIDRASDAFLALLGYKAEELTGKHHRVLCESAYTRSEEYIVFWRSLVIGVAQNGRFLNLDASGQGVWLSARYLPVRINKGMVRRIIVVVEPVEQ, encoded by the coding sequence ATGGTATTTTTTGGTAAGAAAAAACAAGAACTGAAGGCTGCTCTCGACAAACTTGAGGCGGCCGAAAAGCGAATTATCGAGCTGGAGGCGGATTTCCAAGCCGTTGAAGAATCCTCGGCCGTTCTGGTGCTTACCCCGGATGGCCTGATTGACCGGGCCAGCGACGCATTCCTTGCGCTGCTCGGATACAAGGCTGAAGAGTTAACCGGGAAGCATCACCGAGTGCTTTGCGAGAGCGCCTATACCCGTAGCGAAGAATACATTGTGTTCTGGCGAAGCCTGGTTATTGGCGTTGCACAAAACGGGCGATTTCTGAATCTTGACGCAAGCGGGCAGGGTGTTTGGCTGAGCGCGCGTTATCTGCCGGTAAGAATCAATAAAGGCATGGTCAGGCGCATTATTGTGGTAGTGGAGCCCGTTGAACAATAA
- a CDS encoding methyl-accepting chemotaxis protein, with translation MKNLTIQTRVLLLALLPVIVLTAFLTTYNLNQARDIGDGAVAGFSSDMELSKRQELKNYIELARTSIAHLYNQPGSAEDPDVREQAWEILRQLRFNDSGSPGYIFAYDTSGVSVMHGVKPALEGKNLWNFQDPNGTYLIRELVKVASDGGGYVSYGWQNEATGKVAPKLGYAEMLPQWNIMIGTGFWVDGLGEQVAAMDSKVGDALDDAVIGSVTTSLIALAIIVLLALVVVRSIIRPLKSAVSAMNGIASGDGDLTRRLDIEGKDELSQLAIAFNSFADQVHGLVEQVLSSTGTLNEASAELSQVMEESTQGVERQKSESDQVATAMNQMTAAAQEVANNASEASDAADRANVQVVDAQGLVHQTIEVIGGLSEQVAEGVKVIERLGADSRKVDSVLEVIRAIADQTNLLALNAAIEAARAGEAGRGFAVVADEVRTLASRTQKSTQEIQETIERLQTGAGNAVKLIGAISERSEATVVETRQVNEALKRINQAVGTINEMNIQIASAAEEQTSVSETINQNVHEIVAITEQTAQGTRRAGAVTQRLKALAADMSDQVSRYRV, from the coding sequence ATGAAAAATCTGACCATTCAGACGCGTGTGCTGTTGCTCGCACTTCTGCCTGTAATCGTACTTACCGCGTTTTTGACCACTTATAATCTGAATCAGGCCAGGGATATTGGCGACGGCGCGGTGGCGGGTTTTTCCTCCGATATGGAGCTAAGCAAGCGTCAGGAATTGAAAAACTATATCGAGCTGGCACGCACCTCAATTGCCCATCTTTATAATCAGCCCGGTTCCGCTGAAGACCCTGACGTGCGTGAGCAAGCCTGGGAAATACTGCGTCAGCTGAGATTCAATGACTCCGGAAGCCCTGGTTACATTTTTGCCTACGACACCAGTGGCGTGAGCGTCATGCATGGCGTAAAGCCGGCGCTGGAAGGCAAGAATCTGTGGAACTTTCAGGACCCTAATGGCACCTACCTGATCCGCGAACTGGTAAAAGTGGCTTCTGACGGCGGTGGCTACGTTTCCTATGGATGGCAGAACGAAGCCACAGGCAAAGTGGCCCCGAAACTGGGTTACGCAGAGATGCTACCGCAGTGGAACATCATGATTGGTACCGGGTTTTGGGTAGACGGTCTGGGAGAACAGGTTGCTGCCATGGACAGCAAAGTCGGCGATGCATTGGATGACGCGGTTATTGGTTCAGTAACGACCTCACTGATTGCACTGGCTATTATCGTGCTTCTTGCTCTGGTTGTTGTCCGTAGCATTATCCGGCCACTGAAATCCGCAGTATCTGCAATGAACGGTATCGCCAGCGGCGACGGTGACTTGACCCGTCGACTGGACATAGAAGGCAAAGATGAATTGAGTCAGCTGGCAATCGCATTCAATAGCTTTGCGGATCAGGTGCATGGACTGGTTGAGCAGGTTCTCTCGTCGACCGGCACGTTGAACGAAGCCTCTGCAGAACTGAGTCAGGTAATGGAGGAGTCAACCCAGGGCGTGGAGCGTCAAAAATCCGAAAGTGACCAGGTGGCGACAGCCATGAACCAGATGACGGCGGCAGCACAGGAAGTGGCGAATAACGCCAGCGAAGCTTCTGATGCAGCGGACCGTGCCAACGTTCAGGTAGTGGATGCCCAAGGCCTGGTACATCAGACCATCGAGGTAATCGGCGGTTTATCAGAGCAGGTCGCCGAAGGCGTGAAGGTTATTGAAAGACTGGGCGCAGATTCCCGTAAAGTCGACAGTGTTTTAGAAGTGATTCGTGCGATTGCCGATCAGACCAACCTGTTGGCCCTGAATGCGGCCATAGAAGCCGCGCGCGCCGGTGAAGCCGGACGAGGCTTTGCCGTAGTCGCAGATGAAGTTCGCACACTGGCCAGCCGAACTCAAAAGAGCACCCAGGAAATACAGGAAACAATTGAACGGCTGCAAACCGGCGCCGGCAACGCAGTGAAGCTGATTGGTGCGATCAGTGAGCGCAGTGAAGCGACCGTGGTGGAAACCCGTCAGGTGAATGAAGCGCTGAAGAGAATTAACCAGGCCGTTGGTACCATCAACGAGATGAACATCCAGATTGCCAGTGCCGCCGAGGAGCAAACCAGCGTCTCCGAGACCATTAATCAGAATGTTCACGAGATTGTGGCCATCACAGAGCAAACCGCCCAAGGAACTCGTAGGGCTGGAGCGGTCACACAACGGCTCAAGGCGCTGGCGGCAGATATGTCAGACCAGGTCAGCCGTTACCGCGTGTGA
- a CDS encoding shikimate kinase has translation MTQDLLFSLSQYHPVVIEGMGGYDPRDPGLVAAEVSKQLLSYWGQKQIQKPKLLITQGDPLEERGISAISPLVAARFGLSRGLVCLDEEIAEYHSPNADRDNVILEVKYSQLVDVLNHSRPGTMERLERAIDDRINRKNQKRQALDENPLKDYFRDFALLQEVTKAACSQLCKGITVAHTSSKISEFSVTGFYTVGLELGLVDPDDMVP, from the coding sequence TTGACACAAGACTTACTGTTTTCACTCAGCCAGTATCATCCTGTTGTGATTGAGGGAATGGGTGGCTACGACCCACGGGATCCCGGTCTTGTGGCAGCTGAGGTCTCAAAACAACTCCTGTCGTACTGGGGCCAAAAGCAGATACAAAAGCCAAAGCTCCTCATCACACAAGGTGACCCGCTGGAAGAGCGGGGTATTTCCGCAATTTCACCTTTGGTTGCTGCCCGATTTGGTTTGTCCCGCGGTCTTGTTTGTTTGGACGAGGAGATCGCTGAGTACCACTCGCCCAATGCTGACCGAGACAATGTGATCCTGGAGGTTAAATATTCCCAGCTGGTCGATGTGTTAAACCATAGCCGGCCAGGAACAATGGAACGTCTGGAAAGGGCGATCGATGATCGCATCAACAGAAAGAATCAAAAGCGTCAAGCGCTGGATGAAAACCCGCTAAAAGACTACTTTCGTGATTTTGCGTTGTTGCAGGAAGTGACTAAGGCCGCGTGCTCGCAATTGTGTAAGGGTATTACGGTTGCTCACACGTCCAGCAAAATCAGTGAGTTTTCGGTCACCGGTTTTTACACCGTCGGGCTTGAACTTGGGTTAGTTGATCCAGATGACATGGTGCCGTGA
- a CDS encoding shikimate kinase yields the protein MLEKSQNLVFVGMPGSGKSTVGVLVAKRLGLGFIDTDLLIQQETGRTLQQIVDQDGYVALRKAEEQVLLNLTVQQHVISTGGSAVYSDAAMRHLKTGGTVVFLNISLDTVLARIGDYSLRGISKKPDQSLLELYEERSALYSRYADLTIRGDALNHDQVCDALITGLGSIKNQAAPNK from the coding sequence ATGCTAGAAAAGTCCCAGAACCTCGTTTTTGTTGGTATGCCCGGCAGCGGTAAAAGTACGGTGGGCGTGCTGGTTGCCAAGAGGCTCGGACTGGGCTTTATCGACACCGATTTGTTGATACAGCAAGAAACCGGCCGTACGCTTCAGCAGATCGTTGACCAGGATGGATACGTTGCTTTGCGGAAGGCCGAGGAGCAGGTGCTGTTGAACTTGACTGTGCAACAGCACGTCATCAGCACCGGTGGCAGCGCCGTCTATAGTGACGCAGCCATGAGGCATCTCAAGACCGGAGGCACCGTTGTCTTCCTCAACATCTCTCTGGATACGGTGCTTGCACGGATTGGTGACTATAGCTTGCGGGGTATTTCAAAGAAGCCGGACCAATCGCTTTTAGAGCTTTATGAGGAGCGGTCCGCCCTGTATTCCCGCTATGCCGATCTGACGATTCGGGGCGATGCCCTGAACCACGATCAGGTTTGCGACGCTCTGATAACCGGCCTGGGCAGTATTAAAAACCAGGCGGCCCCAAACAAATAA
- the sstT gene encoding serine/threonine transporter SstT — protein MLAGLSSVFRSVMRLSLVSQIAIGIAAGVLLVMISPEAAGSFALLGQLFVSALKAVAPVLVFVLVAAAISGHKQGQPTHIRGVLILYITGTLAAAVVAVVASFLMPTELTLDLTGVTGNPPSGVGEILTNLLLSAVANPVTALMEANFIAILAWAIGLGFMLRNASEATRQGLNDLSDAVSGIVRGVIRLAPIGIFGLVATTLAEAGLGALLEYGQLLGVIVGCMVFVALVTNPLLVFWQIRSNPYPLVFECLRGSAITAFFTRSSAANIPVNLALCERMKLDPDTYSISIPLGATINMAGAAITISVITLATANTLGIPVDFPTALILCVVSALAACGVSGVAGGSLLLIPLATSLFGVPIEVAMQVVAIGFVISVVQDSTETALNSSTDVLFTAAACRRAEARKKG, from the coding sequence ATGCTTGCTGGTTTAAGCTCTGTTTTTCGATCTGTGATGCGGCTGAGTCTGGTTTCTCAGATCGCTATCGGCATTGCTGCCGGTGTGCTTCTGGTCATGATATCGCCAGAGGCTGCGGGCTCTTTTGCGCTTCTCGGTCAGCTGTTCGTCTCGGCATTGAAAGCCGTGGCGCCTGTGTTGGTTTTTGTTCTGGTGGCTGCAGCCATTTCAGGACACAAACAGGGCCAGCCCACTCATATTCGCGGGGTGTTGATTCTTTACATAACAGGAACGCTTGCCGCAGCCGTGGTTGCAGTGGTGGCCAGCTTTCTGATGCCCACAGAGCTAACCCTGGACCTGACGGGCGTGACTGGCAATCCGCCTTCGGGTGTTGGCGAAATTCTGACAAATTTATTGCTCAGCGCCGTCGCCAATCCTGTCACAGCGCTGATGGAAGCCAACTTCATCGCCATTCTGGCATGGGCGATTGGTCTTGGTTTTATGTTGCGTAACGCCAGCGAGGCCACGCGCCAGGGCCTGAACGACCTTTCTGACGCCGTGTCCGGCATTGTTCGTGGCGTCATACGGCTTGCGCCTATAGGGATTTTCGGGCTTGTTGCCACTACGCTGGCAGAGGCAGGCCTGGGTGCTCTGCTGGAGTATGGCCAGTTGCTAGGGGTTATTGTCGGCTGCATGGTGTTTGTGGCGCTGGTAACGAATCCGCTACTGGTGTTCTGGCAGATTCGCAGCAACCCTTACCCGCTGGTGTTCGAATGCTTGCGCGGCAGCGCTATCACCGCTTTTTTTACCCGCAGCTCGGCGGCTAACATACCCGTCAATCTTGCGCTGTGTGAGCGCATGAAGCTGGATCCAGACACCTACTCAATTTCTATTCCGCTGGGCGCAACCATCAACATGGCCGGTGCCGCTATTACCATTTCGGTGATTACCCTGGCGACGGCAAATACCCTTGGCATTCCGGTTGATTTTCCCACCGCGCTGATTCTTTGCGTGGTCTCGGCCCTGGCGGCTTGCGGTGTTTCAGGCGTCGCCGGCGGCTCGTTGCTTTTAATTCCGCTGGCAACCAGTCTTTTTGGAGTGCCAATTGAAGTTGCCATGCAGGTGGTCGCTATTGGCTTCGTGATCAGCGTGGTGCAAGATTCTACTGAAACAGCCCTCAACTCCTCCACCGACGTGCTGTTCACCGCCGCAGCCTGTCGACGGGCAGAAGCACGGAAAAAAGGATGA
- a CDS encoding Abi family protein, translating to MTEDQLVIANRYGVNDWQVFKSWLFSLSYLRNLVAHHSRSRNLRREKYLELFPVQHSSKKLNLSGMGITDDRNRFAKSKARLRF from the coding sequence ATGACTGAAGATCAGCTGGTCATAGCCAACCGTTACGGCGTGAACGACTGGCAGGTATTCAAAAGCTGGCTGTTCAGCCTGAGTTATTTGCGTAACCTCGTGGCGCACCATAGCCGTTCACGGAATCTCCGGCGTGAAAAATATCTGGAACTGTTTCCAGTTCAGCATTCATCGAAAAAATTGAATTTAAGCGGTATGGGAATTACAGATGATCGGAATCGTTTTGCCAAATCAAAAGCTCGTTTACGCTTCTAA
- the rhuM gene encoding virulence protein RhuM/Fic/DOC family protein, with protein MTEQQIRIFTSTDGQAQLEVALEQETVWLHQSQMAALFDTSADNVGLHLKNIYQEGELKEVPTTEDFSVVRQEGKRQVRRSITHYNLDAIISVGYRVSSKRATQFRQWATQVLKDHLVQGYTLNQRRLTERGIEFEQAVNLLSRTLTNQGLVSTEGEAVARVISDYARSWSLLQGYDEQQLAEVGIKQLDMQPLELDEALKAIGELKRTLIAKGEATELFGQLRGDGLTSALATIEQGFGDELFYPNIATRAAHLLYFVIKNHPLADGNKRCGSFLFLWYLRRNASLLAKPVEQLINDNTLVALALLVAESLPDQKTLMIRLIEHFIMLKEPAGDYD; from the coding sequence ATGACTGAACAACAAATACGGATTTTTACCTCAACCGATGGCCAAGCCCAGCTTGAAGTGGCGCTGGAACAGGAGACGGTTTGGCTTCATCAAAGCCAGATGGCAGCACTGTTCGACACCTCAGCGGATAACGTCGGTTTGCACCTGAAGAACATCTATCAAGAGGGTGAACTGAAGGAAGTTCCAACTACCGAGGATTTCTCGGTAGTTCGGCAGGAAGGCAAGCGACAGGTTCGCCGGAGCATCACACACTACAACCTGGATGCCATAATATCCGTTGGCTATAGGGTCAGCTCAAAGCGCGCTACTCAGTTCCGGCAGTGGGCCACGCAGGTACTGAAAGATCACCTGGTGCAAGGCTACACCCTGAACCAGCGCCGACTCACGGAACGCGGCATAGAGTTCGAGCAGGCCGTTAATCTGCTAAGCCGCACCCTGACTAATCAAGGCCTGGTGTCCACCGAAGGCGAAGCCGTTGCCCGGGTGATCAGTGACTACGCTCGTTCATGGAGTCTGCTACAAGGCTATGACGAACAGCAACTGGCCGAAGTAGGTATAAAGCAGCTTGATATGCAGCCACTGGAGCTGGACGAAGCGCTGAAAGCCATTGGCGAGCTGAAGCGAACACTGATTGCCAAGGGCGAAGCCACCGAACTGTTCGGCCAGCTACGCGGGGATGGCCTGACATCGGCACTTGCCACCATAGAACAGGGCTTCGGTGATGAACTCTTCTACCCGAACATCGCCACCCGTGCCGCTCACCTGCTTTACTTCGTGATTAAAAACCACCCGCTGGCCGACGGCAACAAGCGCTGCGGCTCTTTTTTGTTTTTGTGGTACCTGCGCCGCAACGCGTCCTTGCTGGCAAAGCCGGTAGAACAACTTATCAATGACAATACCCTGGTGGCGTTGGCCCTTCTGGTCGCTGAGAGCCTGCCGGATCAGAAAACCCTGATGATCCGGCTGATTGAGCATTTCATAATGCTGAAGGAGCCCGCCGGGGACTATGACTGA
- a CDS encoding DUF4268 domain-containing protein — MIGMMAKEAEEKNASHEQKNRHTLRLAFWEQTLEAFGRSNCSLFNNINPAKDHWLNAGSGISGMGYQLIFGK, encoded by the coding sequence ATGATCGGCATGATGGCCAAAGAAGCCGAAGAAAAGAACGCCAGCCACGAACAGAAAAACCGCCATACTCTGCGACTGGCATTTTGGGAACAAACATTAGAAGCTTTTGGCCGCAGTAACTGTTCGCTGTTTAACAACATCAACCCCGCCAAAGATCACTGGCTAAACGCAGGTTCGGGCATTAGCGGTATGGGTTACCAGTTGATATTCGGCAAATAG
- a CDS encoding restriction endonuclease — translation MKNGWMIRAGNSGRYFDDFEDSKCVGIGWNDLGDLRQYTSAAALREACIHHFGNAKPGRTANAVAMIRKFRDDIQQGDLLVTYSQEYREYLVGEDQGQYEFRSEQELVGEFASIRKVKWRGRVSRDQLSQSARNSLGSVLTLFSLSSDVINEVEDRLAGKPVSEHTPIADTPSVEAEFDLLREEVRSKGHELIKDKIQSLDPEEMEELTAALLRAMGYQTRVSARGPDRSVDVLASPDGLGLTQPRIKAEVKHRNGSMGSVRHKFKYPTNKPYRRESQTRQEAANYFANRPLCRENVLIADSSYSEGEYQCSVTMSAH, via the coding sequence ATGAAAAACGGATGGATGATTCGGGCCGGCAATAGTGGTCGCTACTTCGACGATTTCGAGGACTCAAAGTGCGTGGGGATTGGCTGGAACGACCTGGGTGACCTTCGCCAGTACACCAGCGCCGCAGCGCTGCGCGAGGCTTGTATCCATCATTTCGGAAACGCCAAGCCAGGCAGAACCGCTAATGCCGTCGCAATGATTCGCAAATTCCGTGACGACATACAACAAGGCGACCTGCTCGTCACCTATAGTCAAGAATACCGTGAATATCTGGTTGGGGAAGACCAAGGTCAGTATGAGTTTCGCTCCGAACAGGAGTTAGTGGGCGAATTTGCGAGCATTCGTAAGGTCAAATGGCGAGGGCGCGTTTCCCGAGACCAGCTCTCACAGTCAGCGCGTAATAGCTTGGGCTCCGTTCTGACGCTCTTTTCTCTATCTTCCGACGTCATCAACGAAGTAGAAGATAGACTGGCCGGAAAACCTGTTTCTGAGCACACTCCAATAGCAGATACACCCTCCGTCGAAGCTGAGTTCGATTTGCTCCGTGAGGAGGTGAGGTCAAAAGGTCATGAACTCATTAAAGACAAGATCCAAAGTCTTGATCCCGAGGAAATGGAAGAGCTTACCGCCGCCTTGCTCCGGGCCATGGGCTACCAGACTCGGGTATCGGCACGAGGCCCAGACCGAAGCGTAGATGTACTGGCATCACCAGACGGCCTAGGCCTGACTCAGCCACGAATCAAAGCCGAGGTAAAACACCGCAATGGCAGCATGGGTTCTGTACGGCATAAATTCAAATACCCAACCAACAAGCCTTATCGAAGAGAGTCACAGACAAGGCAAGAAGCGGCCAATTACTTTGCCAACCGTCCACTATGCCGAGAAAACGTTTTGATTGCAGACTCGTCTTACAGCGAGGGGGAATATCAGTGCAGCGTTACAATGTCAGCACATTAG
- a CDS encoding Abi family protein → MYEKPWLSYPEQLEQLKARGLAVTDEVKALEYLERIGYYRLSGYWHPFRERSGLFCPIGKGIKRGKKTKETSTVLDSFKPGSSFEAAVHLYVFDKRLRLLVLDALERIEVALRVDIAHTLGKYEPFAYLKPNLLFAGFAEEVDSRTGVPRHVDWMKKQAIQVSRSKEDFIRHNKNKYGLPLPIWIACEVWDFNTLSELYAGMRPEDQNVIAEKYGVQNGRTLASWLRSLSYLRNVCAHHSRLWNRNVIDQPQKPPTGMVRGFEAAWEPGNEHTVARPFLLLCICKKLLNAINPASSWWQRFSELLAEFPENEQLGIGWGAFGVAEEWRSWDCFPKRRQ, encoded by the coding sequence GTGTATGAAAAGCCATGGTTGAGCTACCCGGAACAGCTCGAACAGTTAAAGGCGAGAGGCCTTGCCGTCACGGATGAAGTGAAAGCTCTCGAGTATCTTGAACGCATCGGTTATTACCGCCTGAGCGGCTACTGGCACCCCTTTCGGGAGCGCTCCGGGCTTTTTTGTCCTATTGGCAAAGGCATTAAAAGAGGAAAGAAGACCAAGGAAACGAGCACCGTTCTGGACAGCTTCAAACCGGGCTCGTCTTTTGAAGCAGCGGTTCACCTATATGTCTTCGACAAGAGGCTGCGGCTGCTGGTTCTGGATGCGCTTGAGCGTATCGAGGTCGCACTGCGGGTGGACATTGCGCACACGCTCGGCAAGTACGAACCGTTCGCCTATTTGAAGCCAAATCTGCTTTTTGCTGGTTTTGCCGAGGAAGTTGATAGCAGAACCGGCGTACCCCGGCACGTAGATTGGATGAAAAAACAGGCCATCCAGGTTTCTCGTTCTAAAGAAGACTTCATCAGACACAACAAGAATAAATATGGCCTGCCTTTGCCCATCTGGATCGCCTGCGAGGTGTGGGACTTCAACACATTGTCAGAACTCTATGCCGGTATGCGCCCGGAAGACCAAAATGTTATTGCTGAAAAATATGGCGTTCAGAATGGCCGGACCCTGGCCTCTTGGCTGCGCAGTCTCAGCTACCTTCGCAACGTCTGCGCGCACCACAGCCGGCTCTGGAACCGCAACGTTATCGACCAGCCCCAGAAACCGCCCACAGGCATGGTCCGCGGCTTTGAGGCAGCGTGGGAACCCGGCAACGAACACACTGTTGCCCGTCCGTTCTTGCTCCTTTGTATTTGCAAAAAGCTGCTCAACGCCATCAACCCCGCTTCTAGCTGGTGGCAGCGTTTCTCTGAACTATTGGCAGAATTTCCAGAAAACGAGCAATTGGGAATTGGCTGGGGAGCGTTTGGCGTAGCGGAAGAATGGAGAAGCTGGGACTGTTTCCCGAAACGCAGGCAATAA